One segment of Ureibacillus thermophilus DNA contains the following:
- the uvrC gene encoding excinuclease ABC subunit UvrC, translating to MNQTIQNKLALLPELPGCYLMKDRQGTVIYVGKAKVLKNRVRSYFTGSHDGKTQLLVSEIEDFEYIVTSSDLEALILELNLIKQYDPKYNVMLKDDKSYPYIKITNEKYPRILTTRKVKKDKAKYFGPYPNVSAANETKKLLNRIYPLRKCNRLPDRVCLYYHLGQCLAPCVKEIDPKIYEDMTNEIVKFLNGGHEEVKKELEKKMLDAAEKLEFERAKEYRDQIQNIETVMEKQKIVSGDFTNRDVFGYAVEKGWLCVQVFFVRQGKLIERDVSIFPIYRDPEEEFLTFVGRFYDSGHIKPKEILIPDNVDKTILEKLLNIKVLVPKRGQKKELVELARKNAMLAIQEKFQLIERQEERTIGACQQLGEAMGISTPYRIEAFDNSHMHGADPVSAMVVFIDGKPAKKEYRKFKLKEAAKHDDYGAMQEVIRRRYIRVLKENLPLPDLIIVDGGKGQIEVAREVLEDELGLSIPIAGLAKDERHRTSELLYGEPPAPVPLKKTSDAFYLLQRIQDEVHRFAITFLRQQHQTHSLRSALDEIEGVGPKRKKQLLKHFGSIKKIKEATVEELMEAKMPKAVAETIYHYFHEDSLSKE from the coding sequence ATGAATCAAACAATTCAAAATAAATTAGCTCTTTTGCCGGAATTGCCGGGATGCTATTTAATGAAAGACAGGCAAGGAACAGTCATTTATGTAGGGAAAGCAAAAGTATTGAAAAATAGAGTGCGCTCTTATTTTACCGGTTCCCATGACGGCAAAACGCAGCTTCTAGTAAGTGAAATTGAGGATTTTGAATATATTGTTACTTCCAGCGATTTGGAAGCGTTAATTTTAGAATTGAATTTAATTAAACAATATGACCCGAAATACAATGTGATGCTGAAGGATGATAAAAGTTATCCTTATATAAAAATTACAAACGAAAAATATCCCCGCATTTTGACGACAAGAAAAGTAAAAAAAGATAAAGCCAAATATTTTGGACCATACCCAAATGTTTCCGCAGCGAATGAAACTAAGAAACTGTTAAACCGAATTTACCCATTAAGAAAATGCAACCGTCTGCCTGACCGCGTGTGTTTATATTATCACTTAGGCCAATGTTTGGCTCCATGTGTCAAAGAAATAGACCCGAAAATCTATGAAGACATGACTAATGAAATCGTGAAATTTTTAAATGGCGGACATGAAGAAGTGAAAAAAGAATTGGAGAAAAAGATGTTGGACGCCGCGGAAAAACTTGAATTTGAGAGGGCGAAGGAATATCGCGATCAAATTCAAAATATCGAAACGGTGATGGAAAAGCAGAAAATCGTTTCAGGAGATTTTACGAATCGAGACGTCTTTGGCTATGCTGTGGAAAAAGGATGGTTGTGCGTTCAAGTCTTTTTCGTCCGGCAAGGAAAATTAATCGAAAGAGATGTGTCCATTTTCCCGATTTACCGTGATCCGGAAGAAGAATTTTTAACATTTGTCGGCAGATTTTATGATTCGGGACATATTAAGCCAAAAGAAATTTTAATTCCAGATAACGTCGATAAAACTATTTTAGAAAAACTTTTAAATATAAAAGTGCTCGTGCCAAAGCGGGGACAAAAGAAGGAATTGGTTGAACTGGCAAGGAAAAATGCCATGCTTGCCATTCAAGAGAAATTTCAATTAATTGAGCGACAGGAAGAGCGTACCATTGGTGCTTGCCAACAACTAGGCGAGGCTATGGGCATCTCCACACCTTACCGCATTGAAGCCTTCGACAACAGCCATATGCACGGAGCAGATCCGGTCAGCGCTATGGTTGTATTTATTGATGGAAAGCCGGCCAAAAAGGAATACCGCAAATTTAAATTGAAAGAGGCGGCAAAACACGATGATTACGGCGCTATGCAGGAAGTCATCCGAAGACGCTACATCCGCGTTTTAAAGGAGAATTTGCCTCTCCCAGACTTAATTATCGTGGACGGTGGAAAAGGGCAAATAGAGGTAGCAAGAGAAGTGCTAGAAGACGAACTGGGGCTGTCAATCCCGATAGCCGGGCTTGCAAAAGATGAAAGACACCGCACTTCAGAGCTTTTATATGGCGAACCACCTGCTCCTGTTCCATTGAAAAAAACGAGTGATGCTTTTTATCTTCTTCAGCGCATTCAAGATGAAGTGCACCGCTTTGCAATCACCTTTTTGCGCCAACAACATCAAACTCATTCCCTCCGATCGGCCCTTGATGAAATTGAAGGAGTTGGCCCTAAGCGGAAGAAACAGTTATTAAAACATTTTGGCTCCATCAAAAAAATCAAAGAGGCAACGGTGGAGGAATTAATGGAAGCCAAAATGCCGAAAGCGGTGGCGGAAACCATCTATCATTATTTCCATGAAGACTCATTGTCAAAGGAATAA
- the trxA gene encoding thioredoxin produces MAIVHATDQNFAQEISSGLVLVDFWAAWCGPCKMIAPVLEELDAEMGSEVKIVKVDVDNNPATAAEYQIMSIPSLLLFKDGQLVAKTVGFQPKESLVEFINNNK; encoded by the coding sequence ATGGCAATTGTACATGCTACTGATCAAAATTTTGCACAAGAAATCTCATCAGGATTAGTATTGGTAGACTTCTGGGCAGCTTGGTGCGGACCTTGTAAAATGATTGCTCCAGTATTAGAAGAACTTGATGCAGAAATGGGTTCAGAAGTAAAAATTGTGAAAGTGGATGTTGATAATAACCCAGCAACTGCTGCAGAATATCAAATTATGTCCATTCCATCTTTATTATTATTTAAAGACGGTCAATTAGTAGCAAAAACGGTTGGGTTCCAACCAAAAGAATCTTTAGTTGAATTCATTAACAACAATAAATAA
- a CDS encoding electron transfer flavoprotein subunit alpha/FixB family protein, producing the protein MSKKILVLGEVRDGALRNVSFEAIAAAKQISDGGEVVAALLGHGVADLANELIAYGADRAVVVEHPHLKTYTSDGFSQGLLAIIEQEKPEGIVIGHTALGKDLAPKVASRLQAALVSDVTEIEGSGDDVLFIRPIYSGKAFEKVKIKEGLVFITVRPNNIAPLEKDASRTGNVDSLSVEITNLRTIVKEVIRNATTGVDLTEAKVIVSGGRGVKSAEGFKPLKELADLLGGAVGASRGACDAGYCDYAMQIGQTGKVVTPDLYIACGISGAIQHLAGMSNSKVIVAINKDPEANIFKVADYGIVGDLFEVVPLLIEEVKALKVNS; encoded by the coding sequence ATGTCAAAGAAAATATTAGTATTAGGTGAAGTTCGCGACGGTGCATTACGCAACGTTTCCTTTGAAGCAATTGCAGCAGCAAAACAAATCTCAGACGGTGGAGAAGTGGTAGCTGCCCTATTAGGCCATGGAGTGGCAGACCTTGCTAATGAATTAATCGCTTATGGTGCAGATCGTGCAGTAGTTGTGGAACATCCACACTTAAAAACTTATACATCTGACGGTTTCAGCCAAGGATTGCTTGCCATTATTGAACAAGAAAAACCTGAAGGAATTGTCATCGGGCACACAGCTTTAGGAAAAGACTTGGCGCCAAAAGTGGCTTCCCGCTTGCAGGCAGCATTGGTTTCTGATGTGACAGAAATTGAAGGCTCTGGCGATGATGTGCTATTTATCCGTCCAATCTATTCAGGTAAAGCATTTGAAAAAGTAAAAATTAAAGAAGGTCTTGTGTTTATTACTGTTCGTCCAAACAACATTGCACCTCTTGAAAAAGATGCAAGCCGAACAGGAAATGTGGATTCTCTTTCTGTGGAAATTACAAACTTGCGCACAATCGTGAAAGAAGTAATCCGCAACGCAACAACAGGCGTTGACTTGACGGAAGCAAAAGTCATCGTTTCAGGCGGACGCGGTGTGAAATCTGCTGAAGGATTCAAACCGTTGAAAGAGCTTGCCGACTTATTAGGCGGTGCTGTAGGTGCTTCCCGCGGTGCTTGTGACGCAGGATACTGCGATTATGCAATGCAAATCGGACAAACAGGTAAAGTGGTAACTCCTGATTTATATATTGCGTGCGGTATTTCTGGAGCAATCCAGCACTTGGCAGGTATGTCCAACTCCAAAGTGATTGTTGCCATTAACAAAGATCCAGAAGCAAACATCTTCAAAGTTGCGGATTATGGAATTGTCGGCGACTTATTTGAAGTAGTTCCACTATTAATTGAAGAAGTAAAAGCGTTAAAAGTAAATTCATAA
- a CDS encoding electron transfer flavoprotein subunit beta/FixA family protein — translation MNIFVLMKRTFDTEEKIVIQDGKIQEDGAEFIINPYDEYAIEEAIQVRDQHGGKVTVITIGNDEAEKQLRTALAMGADEAVLINTEDDVEELDHAGAAYILAEYLKDKDPDLILAGNVAIDGGSGQTGPRVADLLGINYVTTITKLEIDGNNVKIVRDVEGDSEIIETSLPLLVTAQQGLNEPRYPSLPGIMKAKKKPLEELELDDLDIDEDDVETKIETVEVYLPSAKSAGRILQGELKDQVKELVNLLHTEAKVI, via the coding sequence ATGAACATTTTCGTACTAATGAAACGAACTTTTGATACAGAAGAAAAAATCGTGATTCAAGATGGAAAAATCCAAGAAGATGGCGCTGAATTCATTATTAACCCATATGATGAATATGCCATTGAAGAAGCCATTCAAGTTAGAGATCAACATGGCGGAAAAGTAACAGTGATTACAATCGGCAATGATGAGGCTGAAAAACAACTTCGTACAGCCCTTGCCATGGGAGCAGACGAAGCGGTTTTAATCAATACAGAAGATGATGTGGAAGAGTTGGACCATGCTGGTGCGGCTTATATTCTAGCAGAATATTTAAAAGATAAAGATCCGGATTTAATTTTAGCCGGAAATGTGGCTATTGACGGCGGTTCTGGACAAACTGGACCTCGTGTTGCCGACCTTTTAGGCATTAACTATGTAACAACTATTACAAAACTTGAAATCGATGGAAACAACGTAAAAATCGTTCGCGATGTAGAAGGAGATTCTGAAATTATTGAAACAAGCTTGCCGCTGCTTGTAACAGCGCAACAAGGATTAAATGAACCAAGATATCCTTCTTTGCCTGGAATTATGAAAGCGAAGAAAAAACCGCTGGAAGAATTGGAATTGGACGATTTAGATATTGATGAAGACGATGTGGAAACAAAAATTGAAACTGTGGAAGTATACTTACCGTCTGCAAAATCCGCTGGCCGCATCTTGCAAGGCGAGCTAAAAGATCAAGTAAAAGAATTAGTGAACTTGCTGCATACTGAAGCAAAAGTCATTTAA
- a CDS encoding enoyl-CoA hydratase, whose translation MEFLSWKAEDGVAIVTIHRPPANALAQQLIRELDELLNEIEQNDDVRVVLLHGEGRFFSAGADIKEFTSLSSPDQAAALAENGQTVFNRIEAFPKPVIAAIHGAALGGGLELAMSCHIRYVAEDAKLGLPELNLGIIPGFGGTQRLPRYVGTAKAAEMIFTGEPITGIEAVEWGLANKAVPQEELLGQALELAKKIAKKSPVSLKSAIHALQYSKASFEDGLKAEAEQFGIVFQSEDAKEGIQAFIEKRQPTFSGK comes from the coding sequence ATGGAATTTCTAAGTTGGAAAGCAGAAGACGGTGTTGCCATTGTAACTATTCATCGTCCACCAGCCAATGCACTTGCACAGCAGCTCATCCGCGAATTGGACGAATTATTGAATGAAATTGAGCAAAATGACGATGTTCGCGTCGTTTTACTTCACGGGGAAGGACGTTTCTTTTCCGCTGGAGCAGATATTAAAGAATTTACAAGCCTCTCTTCTCCAGATCAGGCAGCTGCGCTTGCTGAAAACGGACAAACCGTGTTTAACCGTATCGAAGCCTTTCCAAAACCTGTGATTGCAGCCATTCACGGTGCGGCTTTAGGCGGAGGGTTGGAGCTTGCCATGAGCTGCCATATTCGCTATGTAGCAGAAGACGCAAAATTAGGTCTTCCAGAATTGAACCTTGGCATTATTCCCGGATTTGGAGGAACGCAAAGACTTCCTCGCTATGTTGGAACTGCAAAAGCTGCTGAAATGATTTTTACAGGCGAGCCGATTACAGGCATTGAAGCTGTAGAGTGGGGGCTTGCAAACAAAGCTGTGCCACAAGAAGAATTATTGGGACAAGCATTGGAATTGGCGAAAAAAATTGCCAAAAAGAGCCCGGTTTCATTAAAATCAGCTATTCATGCATTGCAATATAGTAAAGCATCTTTTGAGGATGGACTTAAAGCTGAAGCAGAACAATTCGGCATTGTTTTCCAATCTGAAGATGCAAAAGAAGGTATTCAAGCATTTATTGAAAAACGACAACCGACATTTAGCGGAAAATAA
- a CDS encoding TetR/AcrR family transcriptional regulator yields MSRDKPKYMQIIDAAVIAIAENGYHQTQISKIAKQAGVADGTIYLYFKNKEDILISLFKEKMNVFIENLKEIIKTESSATDKLSKMIDNHFNVLANDHYLATVTQLELRQSNKEIRLKINAILKEYLKLLDNILIEGMMNGEFNPTMDVRIARQMVFGTIDETITTWVMNDFRYNLLDNIPKVKQLLLNGIKNK; encoded by the coding sequence ATGAGTCGAGATAAGCCAAAATATATGCAGATTATAGATGCTGCTGTTATTGCCATTGCAGAAAATGGCTACCATCAAACGCAAATCTCGAAAATCGCAAAGCAAGCTGGTGTAGCAGACGGGACTATTTACTTATATTTTAAAAATAAAGAGGATATTTTAATTTCATTGTTTAAAGAGAAGATGAACGTCTTTATTGAAAATTTAAAAGAGATCATCAAAACCGAGTCCAGTGCTACAGATAAGCTCTCAAAAATGATTGATAACCATTTTAACGTGCTTGCTAACGACCATTATCTTGCAACGGTTACCCAATTAGAATTGCGTCAATCCAATAAAGAAATTCGGTTGAAAATAAATGCCATTTTAAAAGAATATTTGAAACTTCTCGATAATATATTGATAGAAGGCATGATGAATGGCGAATTCAATCCAACGATGGATGTGAGAATAGCGCGGCAAATGGTTTTTGGAACAATTGATGAGACGATTACAACTTGGGTGATGAATGATTTTAGATACAACCTCTTAGATAACATCCCTAAAGTAAAGCAATTATTGTTAAATGGGATAAAAAATAAATAA
- a CDS encoding long-chain-fatty-acid--CoA ligase: MSDRVWLKHYPAEIPHTLEYEEFPVQTFLTRAYKKSPKKVAIHFMGRELDYQELYESALKFANYLRSLGVEKGDRVAIMLPNCPQAVIAYYGVLYAGGIVVQTNPLYTERELEYQMEDSEAKVILALDILYPRIMKIIHNTKIENVIITGIKDYLPFPKSIVYPYIQKKQYGFSVKVEHRGNTHLFTEIMRLEEPKPIDGISFNFEEDLALLQYTGGTTGTPKGVMLTHKNLISNAMMCDAWLYKCQEGKEVVLGLLPFFHVYGMTTVLILTIMKSNKMVLLPKFDVEQVLKTIQKQKPTLFPGAPTMYIGILNHPDLKKYDLSSINACISGSAPLPVEVQEKFEEVTGGKLVEGYGLTETSPVTHANFIWDKRVIGSIGVPWPDTEAVILNAEENKILPPGEIGEIAIRGPQVMKGYWKRPEETAKVFVDGWLLTGDLGYMDEEGFFYVVDRKKDIIIAGGYNIYPREVEEVLYEHEAVQECVVVGVPHPYRGETVKAYIVLKEGKTVTEEELDKHCRKNLAAYKVPRIYEFRDSLPKTAVGKILRRTLVEEEKQKTKELQVK; this comes from the coding sequence ATGTCTGATAGAGTGTGGCTTAAACATTATCCTGCTGAAATACCGCATACATTGGAATATGAGGAATTTCCCGTACAAACCTTTTTGACGAGGGCTTATAAAAAGAGTCCAAAAAAGGTTGCCATCCATTTTATGGGAAGGGAACTGGATTATCAAGAGCTGTATGAATCAGCATTAAAATTTGCAAACTATTTGCGTTCTCTAGGGGTGGAAAAGGGCGATCGGGTAGCCATCATGTTGCCTAACTGTCCTCAGGCAGTTATTGCTTATTACGGTGTTTTATATGCAGGGGGAATTGTCGTTCAAACGAATCCGCTTTATACGGAAAGGGAATTGGAATATCAAATGGAGGATTCTGAAGCAAAAGTGATTTTAGCATTGGATATATTGTATCCAAGAATTATGAAAATAATACACAATACTAAAATTGAAAACGTTATCATTACTGGGATTAAAGATTACCTTCCATTTCCAAAAAGCATTGTCTATCCATATATTCAAAAGAAACAATATGGTTTTAGCGTAAAAGTGGAACATCGAGGAAATACCCACTTGTTTACGGAAATTATGCGTCTGGAAGAACCAAAACCGATTGATGGAATTTCATTCAACTTTGAAGAAGATTTAGCCCTACTGCAATATACGGGTGGAACAACCGGAACTCCAAAAGGCGTAATGTTGACGCATAAAAATTTAATTTCCAACGCCATGATGTGTGATGCATGGCTGTATAAGTGCCAAGAAGGAAAAGAAGTTGTGCTTGGGCTATTGCCGTTCTTCCATGTATATGGCATGACAACGGTGTTAATCTTAACAATCATGAAATCTAATAAGATGGTGTTGCTTCCAAAATTTGATGTAGAGCAAGTACTAAAAACCATTCAAAAACAGAAGCCAACACTGTTCCCAGGGGCACCGACGATGTATATCGGCATTTTGAACCATCCGGATTTGAAAAAATATGATTTATCTTCCATCAATGCATGTATCAGTGGTTCAGCGCCTCTGCCTGTAGAAGTGCAAGAAAAATTTGAAGAAGTGACAGGCGGTAAACTAGTAGAAGGATATGGTTTAACTGAAACTTCGCCGGTAACCCATGCAAACTTTATTTGGGATAAACGGGTAATAGGCTCCATTGGAGTTCCTTGGCCGGATACGGAAGCTGTCATTTTGAATGCGGAAGAGAATAAAATTTTGCCTCCGGGGGAAATCGGGGAAATTGCGATTCGCGGACCGCAAGTGATGAAAGGATATTGGAAACGTCCGGAAGAAACAGCAAAGGTATTTGTTGATGGCTGGCTTTTAACCGGCGACTTGGGCTATATGGATGAAGAGGGATTCTTCTATGTTGTGGACCGCAAAAAAGATATTATTATCGCTGGAGGATACAATATTTATCCTCGCGAAGTAGAAGAAGTATTATATGAACATGAAGCGGTTCAAGAATGCGTTGTTGTAGGTGTTCCACATCCATACAGAGGAGAAACGGTGAAAGCATACATCGTATTAAAAGAAGGAAAAACCGTGACAGAAGAAGAATTAGATAAACATTGCCGGAAAAATTTAGCTGCTTATAAAGTGCCGCGCATTTATGAATTTAGAGATTCATTGCCAAAAACAGCCGTTGGAAAAATCCTAAGAAGAACACTTGTCGAAGAAGAAAAGCAAAAAACAAAAGAGCTACAAGTGAAATAA
- a CDS encoding DUF350 domain-containing protein, with protein sequence MVNVGIYFWRHPLIETAGYFSVVVLCLVVAMALFEVVTKYKNWDEIKKGNVAVALATGGKILGICNIFRYSIERHNTFLEMIGWGLYGFVLLVIAYFLFEFFTPQFNVDKELEADNRSVGLISFTISLGLSFVIGASII encoded by the coding sequence ATGGTGAATGTGGGAATTTATTTTTGGCGGCATCCTTTAATCGAAACGGCGGGGTATTTTAGCGTTGTCGTATTATGTTTAGTTGTTGCGATGGCTCTATTTGAAGTTGTAACAAAATATAAAAACTGGGATGAAATAAAGAAGGGAAATGTTGCTGTCGCGCTTGCCACTGGAGGAAAAATACTAGGCATTTGCAATATATTCCGCTATTCCATTGAAAGGCATAACACTTTTTTAGAAATGATTGGTTGGGGATTATACGGGTTTGTTTTGTTAGTCATTGCTTACTTTTTGTTTGAATTTTTTACTCCCCAATTTAATGTCGATAAGGAATTAGAAGCAGATAACCGGTCGGTCGGATTGATTTCATTCACCATTTCGCTGGGGCTTTCCTTCGTCATCGGTGCCAGCATCATATAG
- a CDS encoding endonuclease MutS2, which yields MIAERALKTLEFDKVRAQVAEFCTSSLGKERIEKLIPETELEKVEKLLEEMDEGLAILRVKGHVPLGGIFDIRPHIKRAQIGGMLSAMELMEISSTVRASRILRNFIDDIENDGEIDIAHFIERKNQMPILTALQHEIDDCIDENGVVLDSASVELRSIRQQLRSQEARVRQKLDSLVKGPNASKMLSDAIITIRNDRFVIPVKQEYRSYYGGIVHDQSSSGQTLFIEPESVVQINNEIQRLKVREKAEIEKILIALSGKVQEVANELFELVNILGDIDAIMAKAKYGAHHKCTKPKVNNEGYLRLIQARHPLIPMEKAVPNTIEFGRDYTAIVITGPNTGGKTVTLKTVGLCTLMAQAGLPIPAVDGSELAVFRQVFADIGDEQSIEQSLSTFSAHMVNIVEILNHFDEHSLILFDELGAGTDPQEGAALAISILDEVVGRGARVMATTHYPELKAYAYNRKGVINASVEFDVETLSPTYRLLIGVPGRSNAFEISKRLGLKESIIKQAKSFTGTDRREVESMIASLEESRRRAEQEAEEAHEILEEAERLHAELEEKLKEWNEKKESLEKKAKEEARKMIEEAKNEAEQVIKELREMQQNASQAVKEHELIEAKKRLEGVLPEENPILKKQAKIRERSQNLQPGDEVKVLSFGQKGTLIEKASDHEWVVQIGMLKMKLDESDLEYVKPEKEKQMVTLTTVKNRNNHVKLELDLRGERLEDALLKTEKYLDDALLANYSRVSIIHGKGTGALRQGVHEYLKKHKRVRSFRYGEAGEGGLGVTIVELK from the coding sequence GTGATTGCTGAACGAGCATTAAAAACCCTTGAATTTGATAAGGTTCGGGCGCAAGTCGCAGAATTTTGCACATCCTCGTTGGGGAAAGAGCGAATTGAAAAGCTCATCCCTGAAACTGAACTTGAAAAAGTGGAGAAGCTTCTGGAAGAAATGGATGAAGGGCTTGCCATTTTGCGGGTGAAAGGCCATGTGCCGTTGGGGGGCATCTTTGATATCCGCCCCCATATTAAGCGGGCCCAAATCGGCGGAATGCTCAGTGCGATGGAATTGATGGAAATCTCAAGCACTGTGCGGGCAAGCCGCATATTAAGAAATTTTATAGATGATATTGAAAATGATGGAGAAATTGATATTGCTCATTTTATTGAACGAAAAAATCAAATGCCGATTTTAACTGCATTGCAGCATGAAATTGATGACTGCATCGATGAAAATGGAGTCGTGTTGGATTCTGCCAGCGTAGAATTAAGATCGATCAGACAGCAACTGCGCTCTCAAGAAGCAAGAGTGCGCCAAAAACTGGACAGCTTAGTAAAAGGCCCTAATGCTAGTAAAATGCTTTCGGATGCCATTATTACAATCCGAAATGACCGCTTTGTTATACCAGTGAAACAAGAATATCGAAGCTATTATGGCGGCATCGTTCATGACCAATCCTCATCCGGCCAAACGCTCTTCATCGAGCCGGAATCCGTCGTGCAAATCAATAATGAAATTCAGCGACTAAAGGTGCGGGAAAAAGCGGAAATTGAAAAGATTTTGATTGCCCTCTCTGGAAAAGTGCAAGAAGTTGCTAATGAATTATTTGAACTGGTCAACATTTTAGGCGACATTGATGCCATTATGGCAAAGGCAAAATACGGAGCTCACCATAAATGCACAAAACCTAAAGTAAACAATGAAGGATATTTGCGCCTTATCCAGGCAAGACATCCTTTGATACCAATGGAAAAAGCAGTGCCCAATACTATTGAATTTGGCAGAGACTATACTGCTATCGTCATTACAGGTCCGAACACCGGGGGAAAAACGGTGACATTAAAAACTGTTGGATTATGTACGTTAATGGCGCAGGCGGGATTGCCTATACCAGCTGTCGATGGCTCAGAGCTAGCCGTATTCCGCCAAGTATTTGCCGATATTGGCGATGAACAATCCATTGAACAATCCCTTTCCACTTTTTCAGCCCATATGGTGAACATTGTGGAAATTTTAAATCACTTTGATGAACATTCGTTAATTTTATTTGATGAATTGGGTGCAGGCACCGATCCGCAAGAAGGGGCAGCTCTGGCGATTTCCATCTTGGATGAGGTGGTGGGGCGCGGGGCTCGCGTTATGGCCACAACCCACTATCCAGAGTTGAAGGCATATGCCTATAATCGGAAAGGTGTCATTAATGCCAGCGTTGAATTTGATGTGGAGACCCTCAGCCCGACTTACCGCCTATTAATTGGCGTTCCTGGGCGTTCCAATGCTTTTGAAATTTCAAAACGCCTCGGGCTAAAAGAATCCATCATCAAGCAAGCCAAATCATTTACTGGCACTGACCGCAGAGAAGTGGAGTCCATGATTGCTTCATTGGAAGAAAGCAGAAGACGGGCAGAACAAGAAGCAGAAGAAGCCCATGAAATCTTGGAAGAAGCTGAGCGTCTGCATGCCGAGCTGGAAGAAAAGCTGAAGGAATGGAATGAAAAGAAAGAAAGCCTTGAGAAAAAAGCGAAAGAAGAAGCGCGGAAGATGATCGAGGAAGCCAAGAATGAAGCGGAGCAAGTCATCAAAGAACTGCGGGAAATGCAGCAAAATGCAAGTCAAGCTGTGAAAGAACATGAGCTCATCGAAGCGAAAAAGCGGCTCGAGGGCGTGCTTCCAGAAGAAAATCCGATTCTGAAAAAGCAGGCAAAAATCCGCGAACGGTCGCAAAACTTGCAGCCTGGCGATGAAGTGAAAGTATTAAGCTTCGGCCAAAAGGGAACGCTCATTGAAAAAGCGTCCGACCATGAGTGGGTTGTACAAATTGGTATGTTAAAAATGAAATTGGATGAATCGGATTTGGAATACGTGAAGCCGGAAAAAGAAAAACAAATGGTAACCTTGACGACAGTGAAAAATCGGAACAATCATGTTAAATTAGAATTAGATTTGCGCGGAGAACGGCTGGAAGATGCCCTTTTGAAAACGGAAAAATATTTGGATGATGCCCTTCTTGCCAATTACAGCCGCGTATCCATTATTCATGGAAAAGGAACTGGTGCTTTGCGCCAAGGCGTCCATGAATATTTGAAAAAACATAAAAGAGTGCGTTCATTCCGATATGGAGAAGCTGGTGAAGGTGGCTTAGGCGTTACCATTGTTGAATTAAAATAA